AGTGATGCCAGCTTATGGACCTACAGCTCCTCTCCAGATGAGCAAGTTGGGGTTGAGGGAGGGTGCTGAGCAgagccagagagggaggaggtggctggCCAGGCAGTTCAGAGCTTTGCAGACTGGAGGGATGTGTTTGTTGGTGGGGAAGGCAGGGTTGGTTTGGGGGAAGGTGGAAAGAACTGCAGGCTTTGAACTGAGGGGGCGGCAGGGGTGAGGTCAGGCGGGGGGAGACTGAAGGCTGAAAGCAGGTATGAGTGCAGAgcatgggtgggggtggggctgttcCAGGTTTGGGATCTTTTCAGGTTAGCAGCTGGGGTTGTgctgggggctggctgggtgCCCAGAGAGATAATGCCCTCctcctctttgttttcctttcagcAGTGAACCAGATGTCCCCAGACCACCCCCTTCCCCTGTCACCCACACACCTAAGGAGGGGGAGACACCACCAGCCCCTGCAGCTCTCTCTACTCCTCTTGCTGGGCCGTCCTTGTCAGCATCCTCACTGGGTTCCAGGGCTCTTCTGCCTGTGGAAGTGGAGGGACAGCCGGAGCTCACTGGGACCTCTCGAGCAGCCCAGCAGACTGAGCTCTCGGCCAGGTAACCTGATGGCTGAGACAGAGAGGGCTGGAGCTCCCTGGGATGTGGCCCTCCCTCAAGGCCCTCTGCTCCCTCTTTGCTGCCTGTAGCACTGGGAGTCAGGCCCAGTCTGCTCCAGCTGCAGCCTGGGATGAGGACACTGCACAGATCGGCCCCAAGAGAATTAGGTAGGCCTTGGGGACATGGGACTCCGGGGGGGCAGGGCaagaggacagaggcagaggagaGTGGACCAGAGTCATTCTGCTCCTCTCCATTGTTCTCCCCAGGAAAGCTGCCAAGAGAGAGCTGATGCCTTGTGACTTCCCTGGCTGTGGAAGGATCTTCTCCAACCGGCAGTATTTGAATGTGAGGGGCACAGCGTGGGGCCTGTGTAGCTGCTGGGGTAGGGGAGAGGGGCCGAAAGAGAAGCTGAGGAAAAGGAGCCTAAGGCATGGTGGGGGCTCAGAGCCAGGCGGAGGAGGGCTAGGGTGGACGTGCAGAGCTTTCCTATCGTAAATAACCATTAAACCAGACGACTGGTAGTTGAGGCAGAGAACCAAGCCTCAGGCGCACGGAGCCACTGCCCGCTACTGCTTGTTGCATGGACCCTCCGAGGACCACACAGAGACGACAGTGGCGTTCATCAGGCTCCCATGGGGGCTAATGACAATTCTAGGCACTTGACATGTATTAAGTCTCTTGATCCTCACAGCACCCCTATGGAGCAGGTGCTGATACTATTCCCGCTTTGCAGATAGGGGAACTTGGGCACACGGAAAGGTTAAGTGTCGCCCAGGGCTCCTCAGCTAGTGTGTGGCAGTGCTAGGGTTCTGAACCTGGtggcctggctccagagtccgCGCTCAGGCCTCCTCGCCATGCCAGCTTGAGTGGGTAGTCTGAGGGCAGCAAGGCCCGGGAGACGGCCCCGTCCCCAGGCTCACTGCGTGGGACGTTTGAGGCGCAGAGCGGGAAGGGCCCGAGCCTCCCAGTCAGCCAGAGCCCTTGGCAGGGCAAGGCCTGAGGCCGGGCAGGGCCACAGaccagagggctggggaggtgcGAGGGGACAGCACAGGGGCAGCGCCCCTGCAGAAAGTGACATAGAAAGGGATCAAGTCCTGGAGGGACAGGCAGTGAAACTCTGGGCTGAGAAGAGCGTCTGGCAGGGGCAAGTCGAACATACTGGAGGAGCCTGAGGCAGCCCCTAGAGATCTAACTAGGGAAAAACGGGATTATGAAAAAGGGGACAGCCCATGCAATTCAGTGAGCCAGGACAGCAAATTAagttaaatagaaagaaataaatacttctgCATTAGGGAATTAAGATTGAAGAACCTGTTACCTTAAACAAAATGTATTCCAGGTTgagagcctgtgtgtgtgtgtgtgtgtgtgtgtttttccaaaGCAGACTTAAAAgaatcatatgtatatatatgtatgtatgtgtatgtgtgtgtatgtaaatgtgTACCTATAGTGAGCTATTGGTAAAAAGTAGATAGTCTGGGAGGTACTGCTGTATATTAATACTGACACCAAAAAGGATAATCACAGACACCCAAACTACTTTCCCCTCTCGGGCAGACACTTAATCCATGGGTACGTGAACCAGGAGTGTCACCCAGAGTGGCACTCTGTCCAGGGAACATGGTGGGACATGGCAGGGTGAGGGTGTGACAGGGAGGTGAGGTGGTGGAAGTCCAGAGCAGAAAAGGGTGAGGGCAGAGCTCAGTGGTCAGGACGGGCTGGGCGTGGTGCTCCTGGTGTAGGTGAGGACCTGGGCCGGGACGACGTGAGTGGGCCACGGCAGGGAGAACCGCTGGGGCCCCGCGGACAGGATGGGGGCAGAGGAGCCTGCCTGCCGGGTCAGCTTAGTCGGTCTCCGGGGAAGGCAGCTGTGCTTTtgcctcttctctccctgccacccGTTTCCCCACTAGCACCACAAGAAGTACCAGCACATCCACCAGAAGTCCTTCTCCTGCCCAGAGCCGGGCTGCGGGAAGTCTTTCAACTTTAAGAAACACTTGAAGGAGCACATGAAGCTGCACAGTGGTGAGTGGTAGAATTACGCCTCCCCGCGAGGGGCTCGGCACCTCCTCCTCCGTGGATTTCTTCACATTTCCCTCTGTGGGATTCTTCGCCGCCTCCTCCCTGGGGCCCTTCACTCTCCCTGTGTGGGTCCCGCCGCCtcctcctctctgggcccctcACCTCCCTCTGAGGGACGAGTCACTCACTCATCCTACGTTCCCTGTGCTTTGAGCACCTGGCTGCAGCGGGGGACAGAGCAGGCGGCCTGACCCTGTGCGACGTCCACTCTAGCGATGCGGGGCTAGGAAGAGGGGTGCAGTCGGCACAGGAAGCGAGCGTGAGGGCGGAGCTGCTGCTGTGGACAGAGAAGATGGTTTGAGCAAAGACCTAAGTGAAGTGAGGGACGGAGACCTGTGCCCTGCAGTTTGCGGGCAGCACACGTGGGAAAGCCCTGAGGTGGCGTCTGCGTAGCAAGTTCCAGGAACGGGGAGGAGGccaggaggtgaggaaggaaggaagagaggtcACACAGGTGGTGGGGACCTCTGAGACCACTGGCAGGATGGCTTGGCTCCTGCTCCGAGTGAGATGGGCATCATCACAGGGTCTTGGGCAGGAGAGGGACGTGGCTGCTGTGTACAGAACAGGGCGACTGCAGACGGACAGAGCCAGGTGCTCGGCTGCGAGGAGACTGCAGAGACGTCGCAGGCAGTGACGGCAGCCTGGGTTTGCTGGGAGCAGTCGGTCGGGGAGAAGCGGCTGGAGACTGGAGCCAGGAGGCCGGCATCTGGCCActcaggctggggtgggcagggaggagtcAGGGGTGACTCGGAGGATTCTAGCCTGAGCAGCTG
Above is a genomic segment from Lemur catta isolate mLemCat1 chromosome 13, mLemCat1.pri, whole genome shotgun sequence containing:
- the ZNF692 gene encoding zinc finger protein 692 isoform X3, coding for MGRSLQVWNLSIMRGLKRPGCPGEEEGEEEENDEDEEEMLSDASLWTYSSSPDDSEPDVPRPPPSPVTHTPKEGETPPAPAALSTPLAGPSLSASSLGSRALLPVEVEGQPELTGTSRAAQQTELSASTGSQAQSAPAAAWDEDTAQIGPKRIRKAAKRELMPCDFPGCGRIFSNRQYLNHHKKYQHIHQKSFSCPEPGCGKSFNFKKHLKEHMKLHSDTRDYICEFCARSFRTSSNLVIHRRIHTGEKPLQCEICGFTCRQKASLNWHRRKHAETVAALRFPCEFCGKRFEKPDSVAAHRSKSHPGLPPAPQESPSGGPLEPCPSISAPEPEGPRPCLSPQAASLLPRQ
- the ZNF692 gene encoding zinc finger protein 692 isoform X2, with protein sequence MGRSLQVWNLSIMRGLKRPGCPGEDAGEEEGEEEENDEDEEEMLSDASLWTYSSSPDDSEPDVPRPPPSPVTHTPKEGETPPAPAALSTPLAGPSLSASSLGSRALLPVEVEGQPELTGTSRAAQQTELSASTGSQAQSAPAAAWDEDTAQIGPKRIRKAAKRELMPCDFPGCGRIFSNRQYLNHHKKYQHIHQKSFSCPEPGCGKSFNFKKHLKEHMKLHSDTRDYICEFCARSFRTSSNLVIHRRIHTGEKPLQCEICGFTCRQKASLNWHRRKHAETVAALRFPCEFCGKRFEKPDSVAAHRSKSHPGLPPAPQESPSGGPLEPCPSISAPEPEGPRPCLSPQAASLLPRQ
- the ZNF692 gene encoding zinc finger protein 692 isoform X4, whose product is MLSDASLWTYSSSPDDSEPDVPRPPPSPVTHTPKEGETPPAPAALSTPLAGPSLSASSLGSRALLPVEVEGQPELTGTSRAAQQTELSASTGSQAQSAPAAAWDEDTAQIGPKRIRKAAKRELMPCDFPGCGRIFSNRQYLNHHKKYQHIHQKSFSCPEPGCGKSFNFKKHLKEHMKLHSDTRDYICEFCARSFRTSSNLVIHRRIHTGEKPLQCEICGFTCRQKASLNWHRRKHAETVAALRFPCEFCGKRFEKPDSVAAHRSKSHPGLPPAPQESPSGGPLEPCPSISAPEPEGPRPCLSPQAASLLPRQ